In Anopheles bellator chromosome 2, idAnoBellAS_SP24_06.2, whole genome shotgun sequence, the genomic stretch CCAACCGGTAGacacaaaccaaaaaacaatggTGGAGGCATCTTAACTATTCTGTAAAAACGAACATAGCGACAAGATACTAGCGAAACAAATGACGACGGAAATTAAGAAATAAGTCTTAAgcaaatataaaataaatacagcgaaacaaatggtTGCAAATTTAAAAGTTAAGGAAACTTCGGTAGACGTTTATATATAAACTTCGGCAAAGAAGGGGCATAATTCTTCGATatcataaaactttttttattttatcgcatccgatttgattgattgtgacTAACCATAATAATTACAtcaaaaatcatcgaaaaaaaTAGGCCCGAGGAGGAGGATATTATAAAACGTATCGCTCGGGTGTATCACAGGCGATGTACGTTTGTTTGTGGCAAAGTAGAGATGCAAACGATAAACAGGgatgaaactattttattattttaaaaacttGTCTGTTTAATGGATACGGTTGTAGGTAAACGCACACGAGGTGTTAGTGAGAGCATTGCGAAATGGGCACGAGTTCTAAAAGGCAAAAGCGCACAGCGAGAAACGATTAAACGAAGAAAACCATCCGGAATGTGGACTAGCAAAGGAAATTATTAGCATCAGAGGCAACTGTTTAGCGACATTCTTATGTTAGCTCTCCGGTTTTGTATTGCTGTTCGAAACGTGGCAGAAACACCAGCACATTTCGCTCATTTCCATCTACAATAAGCTTGTGTGTTCATTGTTGGGTTATTGATTCCTGCGTgccaaaataaatttcaaagcTGCTCGTTCAATATAGATTGCACTTTCTGGCTTGTGAAGAAACCAAGCAGTGATAAAAGCGCgagcgaaagaaggaaacacTAAATGGCTTCCAACTGGGCAGATATCGCTGGTTTGTTGAGAAAAGCGCTCGGCGCCTAACACACGCAGTGGTCGGTTGTTGCTCTTATAAAATGTCCACTACTGAGCtcacgaagaaagagaaaacgatgGAGAATATAACTACAAGAACGTAACGTACGCACAAACGattgaacgaacgaaacaatgctAGATTACGTATAACAAACCGATAGGAAATGGGGAACTATCTTATATGGTGTAATGCACTTTGAATTCGGACATACCGTATGAGCCGACACATATGAATATTATGAGCCTGGTAGAGACAAGAGGAAAACTTGTGGAGCGGCGTTGTAATGGAAAAGTGgagaaaacatttcataaataaatgtttatatatgtaaaaaatataatgACGCCTACGCCTTGATTGACAAAAAACTCAATTCCAACGGGAAAGCTTTCAAATGGATCGCATGTTCAGACCCGGGAGCTATCTGTGACATTGAAGTTGCCTCGAAAAACCCCACATGATGACGTACAAAATCTTTCAGTTGTTTGGAAGATTGTAACTATGTTTCCATCGACCTTCTGACCTATGTTTCTATTGAGCGGACGAATCGGGGTGAAGGTGCTAAATTGAAGAGGAGAAGTCGTATCTGTTACTCGGAACACTGCTAACGTCTCTCGGTTGAAACTTCCTTTGGGAAGACCAGCTCAGCGGCGATCTACTATCGGCGTTACTATCTACCGAAAACCAAAGAAGTCTTTTTAATACACGATGCAAAACATATGTTTCGGACTAAATTCCCTTAACCGGCCAGAAGCAAACAACACCACACTAAAACTTAAATACAAAACCCAAAATTTTTTCTAACCGATTAAATAGACATGTATAATTCCATTCCGATTTCTTCTCGGCTCGTACAAAATAGGAAGATAAAGTTATGTATATATAAATCTGCTGTTCATATAATTTCTCATTTTAAAATCAAGCATGTAAACGTCGATAAACTGCTTCTATTTGCCACTTCGGCACACATCTTCGCTCATTTTCTCTCTGTGGCGACGATACTATTAAGTGTAAATCGCTTGTGTATTGTCAGCGCCGTAATTCTGTTATCTCTAATTCTGAATCTGAATCAGCATCGTCATCCTTAACGATCATAAAAATACTTCAACTTTTCGATTCGTGTTCGCACGAAAACGGTTCGGGAATCTTTAACACTAGGAACAAAACAGAGATAAAATAAGGTTAAGAAATGTCTGCCTAACGCCGCGCGAACCGCGGTGTGTTAAGAAATCTATCATTTactttcgtttttatttaaagGCCTTTCCTTTCCACACGTTTACTGCCATTTACTGCCCCCGGAAAAAAGACACGTCTGTCGTTACGCCTTCGAGGCTGACCACCGGTCAGCCGGTTCGTTTCGACCGGTTCAGCGGTGTGCTCATTATGATGACCGAAATatagaaaatgctttatttcttttgttttgaaacctGAATTTTCGTTAACATCGCCCCAAGAAAAACTCCACCCTATCGTCGCACACCGGCCACACACTTAAGTTACGAACGCAACGCGCCCCTCGGGGAGGCAGAATATAAAATGTACACTAAACTACCAAGAAGCGGCTTGCCGAAAGTTCTGATTGTAAAATATCTATGTTCGTGGAGGACCAACTTAAGATAAGTCAAAATTTTAGCAATAAAATCTTCGTAAATCGTTGCAAGAATTGGACGGTGCAAAAATTCCATACGATGGCCATTGTACGTGCACCCCCCAGTGCGGGTCTCACATTAAAAGGCAACCGTGGTGGGTAGATCATCCACAGCACGCTACGATTTAGATGATTGTGAACCTTCGTGCGGTTCTCTGCGTTGTGCAGCAAGTTGTGCATGAAGGTCTTTAACTACGGCACTATTTCGTAGGTGTGATAAGTAGTTAAACTAATACTTTATCGTGACAGCCCAAGCAAAAAGAAACTTCCGCGCTCTTCCCTATTTCGCTCGCAAATGCGTTGTATCGTCTTGCTTTAAGTGACAAACACTAAAATTGGCTCTCCTTTCGGAGCACGGTTATGAGGGGCGGCACAGTGGTCGGTAGTGGCGGTGGAACGGAATCTCGATCCGTTCCATTTGTGGCGCTGCTCGTCgaggacgtcgtcgtcgtcttcgttgtTGTCGTTTTGCTCTGTTCCTTTGCGTCACCGTTTGAAACGTTCGACGAATGTTTGACGGATGTGATGATCGATTTGATGATCGCCGAATTGGATGTTTTCTCTGTCGTATCGCTGGAGGGCAAACGTTAACGTTGTAATGATCATAGATCGTTGTCTACAAATCGGCACGTGGTGTACTTACCCTATACCCTTCAGGTCGCTGAAGTTGGAAGAGTTGAAGCTCAATACTTCGCTGTTCTTAGCCGTGGACGAGGACTGATTTGTTTGTGTGCTCAATACTGAAAGGCGACCTGGGAGTAACAGAAAATGAGAGACATAAACTAATCTCCCGCGAACGAAGTGTTTTTCTTCACACATACCAACAACTTCTTCGGTCGTCGTTGAACAAAGGGTCGTCGTGGTGGAGTTGAGATGGTCGCGCACGGAATCGATGGTAATGTCTCCGATCGAGCTGGAAATCGTTTCGTTGGCCTTATTCGGCGAAgtttcatcaccaccaccgaccccaTTGCTTAGCCGTGATTCGGAAGTGCCATTCGTCAGCAAGTGAGGGGCTCCCAGATTTGACGATCTTTCGGTGCGTTTTGCGTGTTtctcaccgccaccgacctCACGCTCTGACGGTGCATCCTGCTGGTTCGCATCCTCATGCGACTCAGCTCCCTCGTCGTCAgcctgctgctgttccgcAGTACCATCAACAGGCGTTGCCCAATCCTCGACTTCGATCATACCGGTAGGAGTGACGGTTCGCGTAGCGGAAAGACTGATCCGCTGCACCTCGGATGAGGACATCATGTAAAGTGCTTCGCCGTAGGTGGTAAAGCATAGTGATGATATGCCACtgagaaagtgagaaagaaagaccGGGAGGTCATTACCCTTCAAATACACACTCACGTGTTGTCTGCCCGTTTCCTTACTTGATATCCTCCCGGCGTACGGCAGCCGAGTTCAGCTGACGGCGCAACTCCGGAACGGTCAGTACCAGACAGTCACCCAAATTGGTCAAGCAAAGAAGACTGATTTCACAGTGGGTCGTTATGTCCGGCACCCCACTGGAGACCAGCTCATTGTTCCCTGCCCCAtcgccagctgctgctgtttggtcTCCTGCCGCTGGGGAGACTGGTGCCGCTTTGGGCACGCTCTTTGCGGGACTGGAATGTACTTGCGTCACCGGTACGGTGCACATGAACGTGGCAAAGGCAATGCGCCGCACACGTGCCCCTTCGTGGGCTGTGAGTTTGTATTTGTTAACCGGCTTCAGCTGAGGCAGAGAGAACACCTTGAACTGTTCCTCCGACGCAATCAGCACACGATGCGGAGCCGGACCGGGAACGTTCTGTAACTCCAATGGGACTCCGTTCTGAAAACGAGGCGCGATTGCTTGAAGGtattcaaaaatcaacaaacatcaacactTACACTATCAACGACGGCGATACCGATgatcggtgctcggtgcttcATCTGAATTTCCTTCGCCAGCTTTCCAGTCACTGGGGCCGTCTTGGCTGCAGGGGCCGCCGTCGGTTCTTCATTTTCACCGCTGGCTCGTGCAACAGGTGCCGCTGGTTTCGGAGGCAAGTTCAGCacaaacacggacacacaGCTCGCATTCGTTCCGGCCCACAGCGTCGGAATGTAGACATTTTGATTGGTGATGAATGTTTGGGCAAATGTTAAACAGCGAACCATCGAGCCCATTCCATCGTCCACCGGCCTCGCTTCGATCTGCCGTTCAACAGGGCGAGGCTCGGCCTGCCCCTGGtgaccggcggcaccaccggtCGTACCGCCGGAACTCGGATTGTTTCTCGTTGAGCGTCCCTTGCGCAGACGACGGAACGATTCGCGAAGCGTCTTCTTGAAAGACTTACGGCGCGACAGGGTTTCCCCAGCACCGGTAAGATCTGTATCGTGAAGTAAGGAAACGTATTTAGGAACTTCAATGTCAATACTATTGCCGTAAACCTACCGTTCGGATTGAGCGTGCATTTGTGCAGCACCGGCACTTGGTTACGATAATCGAAGAGCACCAGACCATGGGCTGTACCGGCTGCAACCAGCGACCATTTGCTTTGCATCGCAATGCACGTGACAGCGGCAGGTGGTAGCACCTGAAGTACACCAGTGAAGTGCACGCCCTCGTGGATCGGTTCGTTTTCTTCCAGCAGTTGGCGCTTCACCTTCAGCTGATCGTGGCCCTTCCACACGAAGCCATCGCGATCGCTGACCAAATTCATCACACTCACCGGCAGCGGCCCAACCGGCTCATCTGCCTGGGACGAAGCCGTggatgacgaggacgaagcACCCATTCCGGACTCGAAGTTGGCCATAACCACGTTGCCCGCCGTACCGGCAATGACGAGTGTACCCGTTTGAGAGCACAGCTGTACCTTCTTCACCGCGAGGCGCGGATCATCAGAGTACGGATCGAACTGGCCCGCCTTCCGGAACGGGGGCTCACCATCATCAAGCTGCTCGGTGGAGTTGTTTAGTGCACTGTCGGCGAATGCTTCCTCATCGCTGTTACTAAACAGAGGAGCCGTCCTGACGTGAAGCAACGGCGTGAGACACACTCCGGAGCAGTCCCAAAACTTCACCGATCCATCCTCGTGGCCGGTAAGCAGAATGTCGCGAGAGTCTGGCGCGAAATAAGGTTCTCCGTCAGCACCCTCCTCTGGTACAATACCGCCCGTGATTGGCCACGGGTTTGCACTGAAGTCCGCCAGCTGCGCGTCGCCGGCTCGTTTGATCTTGGCGTACACTTCAGCCGAAACCTGTGAAACCAGGTGGTTGCAGGTGACGGCCGAGGCGTGCAGTGAGTGCAAGTAGGGGATACTGATCTGCGGCAGCGTTTCGTCGGACAAATCGTACGCCACCAGTTCCTCCTCGAGAAGCACCACCAAGACCTGGGCCTTGTCCGGGCGTTCGTCATCGAACGTGACGAAGAAATCGATCACTTTCGAGGTGAAGTCAAACGCCACTTTGGCACCGCCCTTGCAGTGTACCGACACACACTGATGCTCGCCGTACGCCGAACGAGGCATACCGCCCGAGAAGATTACGAGCTCGCGGCGCCCGCGGTACCCGCGGGCCAACCGATCAATCGCCTTGCACGGATCCGGACCGTACGGGACGTACTTCTGATTTTCGGGCGGTATCGGGCTGTCAAGGTCCCAGGTTGCGAACGATCCATCCGCATGGTACCAGGTGAACTGTGTCCCGTCGGGGTCGATAAACAGTCCCACGctctggccgtggccgggcgatATGAACGATTGTTTCACGCCAGCTGCCTCGAGATCCCACAGCACCGCCAATCCCCGGTTGTAGGCGATCAACAGGTGGTTATGGTTGGTGGGCAACTGTTTGACCGATTCGATCGCACCCGGGTTGAGCTTGTAGGCAGTGGGTAGCTGCTCCAGCACCACGTCGTGATAGATGACCGACTCCTTCACGCTGAAGCTGCGCACATCGAACTGGTAGACGTTGCCACCCTCCGTCCCGATCCAAACCGTGTCCTTCAGGTACGAACAGCAGAGGGAGgaaattttcttcaacttgCCATCGAACGCGAGATGCTTGACCGCGACCAGCAGCGTGCCGGCCGGCTCCCAGAGCACGAGCTGGTTGGAGGCACTCAGCGAAAGGAGTCGCCCGGTGCCGGGAATCCACTCCAGCATCTGAACGATCAAGTCGGCCGGGTTGTTGGTCGGCGACGTGTGCTGACCGTAGAATTCGACGCCCGGTCGACCGAACACCTTGATCACGCCACTGTTCGTACCGATCGCCATCAGCTTACTCTTCGGATCGAACGCCACTGCGGACGGTTTGTGGGGAAAGCCATGCTGAGCCGtctggaaaacggaaaaaagaaaatgttaatgAAATACGATAGTACATTTTAAACCGCTcacgaaagcaaaaatcgtTCATTCAAAGTATCAAAGATCGATCGTCGCGTTAAAGTGGCACGCAAGAAGAGCCAAGTTTCGATTCGCGGATGGTGCTTTTGATTCCACGAGCCATTGGGGCCGCTCTATGGTAGTAATGTGTACCAAAAACTATGCTGCAACATTACGGCGGAACTACAGCTGCACATTCACCAGACCACACATAGCCTAAACAACGCCTATCCGACAATTAGCCCCAATTCTTCTTTCCCGAGTTGGTGTGCTATAAAATAATTACTTCGGGCGTGCTCTTTCTCAATGACTTAAGCCATTCAGCGTGCGTGCGCCCGCGTTACTCACCAAACAACCCTACCCCCACCATATGCCTGCCCAAAGACCACAACCGGGGCCCGCAATCAGTTTTACTTGCCGGCAACCCTTAGCTCAGAGTGGCCGTTTCGAAATTCTAGCAACTGcacgagacagagagggagataGCACCAAAAGAATGGCTGGGATTTTTACAATTGTACCTGTTACGCGGACCCAATGCTCGCCAGCGGTGGGTTATCGGGGTTCGAAGTAAACGAGGCTTCTCCTCGAGGCCGCCATCTTCGTCATGTTGCGACGCCAAAGGTTGACGCGCAGCAACGGAGCTCGGTTTTCAGCTACGGGCATTGAGATTTataaacagtggaaaaaacATGGCCAAAGGGGTGCGGAGATTTATCACTATGTAAACACACCAAACGCCCTAACACGCAGCAGGTGAGCTGCTGATAAGGGGACAGACGGATCGAAGAAGCTGATATCTGAGCCAGTCAGCCAGGGTGCCGGAGTTGCAAACCCTTCGATGGGCTGCTTCACGGACACGAAAAGGAGACGAACGAGTGCTCTTCCACATGCGCTGATTAAACCGTGGCGGACAAAGCAATACCCTTCGCTCACCGGGTGACGATAAGGATCCGGAAGAGCTCGCAACCCTCCTCATTCTACAAAACTCCCCATTCGCAATTCGATAAGCACGCCAAGTGCCGTGCGAAAAGAGGAAACGGAGAAAAGCAATTTCTCAACACCATGTATGGGTCTTAAGTTACTTGCGCTACACCAAGTCAAACAGGCGTTCGTTTTCGGGGAGGCATCGTCGTGCTCGGGAAGGTTACATCCATCCTTGGGCGGCAATATGCCTTGGGGACAAGTTTGATAACAAACCAATAGGGGCGCGCGAAAGGGTTGGGTACTTCGGCCCGACTCTTATCTTAAGTCAACACTTGGGCCGAGTGGGCACAAAATGGGGCTACGCATTGGTGATAGTGGACCGCACCCGAACACACACGACAGGTGCCACGCCGCAACTAGCATTattgttatgatttttttttatcatttgcgCGACAATTTTTATTCTCTGTCACTCGGCCATTGcgcttcgttttttgttgttgtgacaTCAATGATAAAAGTGTGTAACGTGGTTCCGAAACCAAAAAGCCCCGAGACACATAAAAtctgagagagagaacccGGTAGCGTCTAATACAAATCACATCTGGAGGGCACAACAAAACGTTTCAAAACAAGCAACACTTTCATGTCCTATCCTTCCAGTACGGGGTGTGGCCAAGCGGGACACTTTCGCAATGGtggggcacacatacacgaaccACGACCCACCTAGTTCGCCAGCAAAAGACCAGAACTTCTTCTAAGCGTGATTGAAGTTCTCTAACGGTACCTTCCCTTGAGCACGAAGCATAGCATTGCCGGTTGTGGACCGGACGGACTTCACTGCGGTGGAGATGGCGCGCCTCGATGGCTACACCACCCTCTCGCGGATTAGGATCACGGGCCGCAACAGAAAATCGTGACATTCAATGGCTTAATGTTGCAATTATGATATTCGTTTGGCCTAGCGCGCTTCTCCGAGACCATGTTCCATTCTCCACGGAGAGGACGACTTGTTTTAAAATCGGTGGTGCCAGCTCGCGGAGATGGCGGTGCACGGTTCCAGTGACCTTTTCTCTTCGAACCACAGCGACTTATCATCCGAGGCATCTTCTAGCCGGGGactggggaagaaaaaagccACCACTACAACACCATTACTCCGTGTGCTACGTCACTACGTCAAGCCAGAAGTAATTTACCTTCCCTGGGGCGCCGCCGCCAACTCGCGCGCACTTTCTCGTCTTCGAGGCGCGACGTGTGCGAGACGAAATTAATAGAAAGAAGGGTGGTGGGTGGAACGGAAGAGCTGTCCAGGGCGTTGGGTGCGGCGGTTCAAGAAGAACCGTTATTCTTGGCTTCGGCTGAggaaccacacacacccagTGCACGGGGCGATTCCAAGCTCTGGGGGGGCACAGGCGGACATCGAACGGGCAGCAGGTATCgcattgtttcgttctttctttctccgcGTTGTCGggcggacgacgaagaggagcTGATCTGATTTCACGGTGCAATGCCGCAGGATTGTCGCTGGGGCTCTGCGTGGGCTCCCTGCTGCAGCCCACACGTTGAATCGGCCCCCACAGTGAGCACACCAAAATGTGGGCCATTCCTCCAGAGCCCGACACCGGCGAGGATCGCCGATGATGGAGCAGCACCCACAGCATCTGGCGGTCACTTAACCAGGCACGTAAGAAGCGCCTGCAATAAAGTGGAAGCTATGGACAGTGCTGGGGTTGTATTTTATGCACCTCAAACAGTGACTCGAGAGGTGGAAGAAATTTATTTGCTGGCACGATCGGGAGCAAAAAGGTTAACAAGTGCAGCACACTGGACACCATCAGCACTGCGCGTACCCAGCGTATTGCTCAATTCGTACTCCGATGCaatggccaataaatttgcagtGCGAACGAAATGGTCTCTTGCGGAGCAGGATGAAGTAAGCACAGTGAGTTCAGTTTAtattgttttcgcttctcaTTTGCACACACATTTGGAATTTGCTTCAGCACTTAGAACATACacaatttgtttgataaataacGAGACTTTTTTTAAGCATAAAATGCGGCCCCATCTATTATGTAGTAACATAGTTTGAAAGATACGTTGCTCCTCTTTAAACGCCCAACTTCATGCAAATCGATTGACAGAATAAAAAGTTATGCGCGGTTAAGTGTGTCAGTAGATTTCGGGCCATGTTACACCCGCTTGATCCTTTCATGACCGATTTAAGCTTAGAGAATAGGGCATATTCACAAGGTGACAGGTCAGGCGAATACGTAGGGTTGTTGTCCTTTTTAACGGTTAAGCATGTATTTCCAATGTGTCACACGAGCGCCCTTCAGGCCGTCTGTTAAGTCATGCTTAGCAAAACAAGCACAAACTTTTCTTTAAATCGTAACATTTTCCAAACTCTTGAAAACTTTTGCTCTACTCATAAACTCATCAACATAAACTTGTTGtaacaaattgttttaagTACCTGTTTaagttttaaacaaaattaattattggCTGTTTGTTCCGTGTTTAAAACACATCATAAATCACATCATCATGCTGACACATAAACGCGCGAAACGCGTGAAACGCGCTTTTTTGATCTAtcaactgatttttttttataaaatctTGTAatttttcgaatgttttctttgTAGCAACCTTTCTTATAGGGGTGACTCCGAAATAGAAGTGCATAGTGCCCTTTTGAATTACTATCAGCTTTGCTACAATCGCAACAACAAAAGGCTATTCGAAGGTCAAGTGCGCACTACCCCGTGAGCTACTAGCACAATGAACCGCCCAAAAGTTACCCTTTACTGTCGCTGGAATCACTCACTTACGACAAAAAAGGCTTCGCGCATGTGTTTCCTAAACACATTTGCATGTTCTAAGCTCTCCTCTGTTACGTTGCTCCCAGCGTCCACAA encodes the following:
- the LOC131212233 gene encoding lethal(2) giant larvae protein isoform X2: MLKFIRGKGQQPSTERQKYSTAQHGFPHKPSAVAFDPKSKLMAIGTNSGVIKVFGRPGVEFYGQHTSPTNNPADLIVQMLEWIPGTGRLLSLSASNQLVLWEPAGTLLVAVKHLAFDGKLKKISSLCCSYLKDTVWIGTEGGNVYQFDVRSFSVKESVIYHDVVLEQLPTAYKLNPGAIESVKQLPTNHNHLLIAYNRGLAVLWDLEAAGVKQSFISPGHGQSVGLFIDPDGTQFTWYHADGSFATWDLDSPIPPENQKYVPYGPDPCKAIDRLARGYRGRRELVIFSGGMPRSAYGEHQCVSVHCKGGAKVAFDFTSKVIDFFVTFDDERPDKAQVLVVLLEEELVAYDLSDETLPQISIPYLHSLHASAVTCNHLVSQVSAEVYAKIKRAGDAQLADFSANPWPITGGIVPEEGADGEPYFAPDSRDILLTGHEDGSVKFWDCSGVCLTPLLHVRTAPLFSNSDEEAFADSALNNSTEQLDDGEPPFRKAGQFDPYSDDPRLAVKKVQLCSQTGTLVIAGTAGNVVMANFESGMGASSSSSTASSQADEPVGPLPVSVMNLVSDRDGFVWKGHDQLKVKRQLLEENEPIHEGVHFTGVLQVLPPAAVTCIAMQSKWSLVAAGTAHGLVLFDYRNQVPVLHKCTLNPNDLTGAGETLSRRKSFKKTLRESFRRLRKGRSTRNNPSSGGTTGGAAGHQGQAEPRPVERQIEARPVDDGMGSMVRCLTFAQTFITNQNVYIPTLWAGTNASCVSVFVLNLPPKPAAPVARASGENEEPTAAPAAKTAPVTGKLAKEIQMKHRAPIIGIAVVDSNGVPLELQNVPGPAPHRVLIASEEQFKVFSLPQLKPVNKYKLTAHEGARVRRIAFATFMCTVPVTQVHSSPAKSVPKAAPVSPAAGDQTAAAGDGAGNNELVSSGVPDITTHCEISLLCLTNLGDCLVLTVPELRRQLNSAAVRREDINGISSLCFTTYGEALYMMSSSEVQRISLSATRTVTPTGMIEVEDWATPVDGTAEQQQADDEGAESHEDANQQDAPSEREVGGGEKHAKRTERSSNLGAPHLLTNGTSESRLSNGVGGGDETSPNKANETISSSIGDITIDSVRDHLNSTTTTLCSTTTEEVVGRLSVLSTQTNQSSSTAKNSEVLSFNSSNFSDLKGIGDTTEKTSNSAIIKSIITSVKHSSNVSNGDAKEQSKTTTTKTTTTSSTSSATNGTDRDSVPPPLPTTVPPLITVLRKESQF
- the LOC131212233 gene encoding lethal(2) giant larvae protein isoform X1, whose product is MLKFIRGKGQQPSTERQKLNKELFAFRRTAQHGFPHKPSAVAFDPKSKLMAIGTNSGVIKVFGRPGVEFYGQHTSPTNNPADLIVQMLEWIPGTGRLLSLSASNQLVLWEPAGTLLVAVKHLAFDGKLKKISSLCCSYLKDTVWIGTEGGNVYQFDVRSFSVKESVIYHDVVLEQLPTAYKLNPGAIESVKQLPTNHNHLLIAYNRGLAVLWDLEAAGVKQSFISPGHGQSVGLFIDPDGTQFTWYHADGSFATWDLDSPIPPENQKYVPYGPDPCKAIDRLARGYRGRRELVIFSGGMPRSAYGEHQCVSVHCKGGAKVAFDFTSKVIDFFVTFDDERPDKAQVLVVLLEEELVAYDLSDETLPQISIPYLHSLHASAVTCNHLVSQVSAEVYAKIKRAGDAQLADFSANPWPITGGIVPEEGADGEPYFAPDSRDILLTGHEDGSVKFWDCSGVCLTPLLHVRTAPLFSNSDEEAFADSALNNSTEQLDDGEPPFRKAGQFDPYSDDPRLAVKKVQLCSQTGTLVIAGTAGNVVMANFESGMGASSSSSTASSQADEPVGPLPVSVMNLVSDRDGFVWKGHDQLKVKRQLLEENEPIHEGVHFTGVLQVLPPAAVTCIAMQSKWSLVAAGTAHGLVLFDYRNQVPVLHKCTLNPNDLTGAGETLSRRKSFKKTLRESFRRLRKGRSTRNNPSSGGTTGGAAGHQGQAEPRPVERQIEARPVDDGMGSMVRCLTFAQTFITNQNVYIPTLWAGTNASCVSVFVLNLPPKPAAPVARASGENEEPTAAPAAKTAPVTGKLAKEIQMKHRAPIIGIAVVDSNGVPLELQNVPGPAPHRVLIASEEQFKVFSLPQLKPVNKYKLTAHEGARVRRIAFATFMCTVPVTQVHSSPAKSVPKAAPVSPAAGDQTAAAGDGAGNNELVSSGVPDITTHCEISLLCLTNLGDCLVLTVPELRRQLNSAAVRREDINGISSLCFTTYGEALYMMSSSEVQRISLSATRTVTPTGMIEVEDWATPVDGTAEQQQADDEGAESHEDANQQDAPSEREVGGGEKHAKRTERSSNLGAPHLLTNGTSESRLSNGVGGGDETSPNKANETISSSIGDITIDSVRDHLNSTTTTLCSTTTEEVVGRLSVLSTQTNQSSSTAKNSEVLSFNSSNFSDLKGIGDTTEKTSNSAIIKSIITSVKHSSNVSNGDAKEQSKTTTTKTTTTSSTSSATNGTDRDSVPPPLPTTVPPLITVLRKESQF